The region GGttacaatcaaaatttaatgtaagaGTTTTAAGTAATTAGGGTAATCAATTTTAAGGTATTTATTAGGATGCTTTTTCTTAACCAATTAATCTTTTtgactttttctttgttttacattaaatttatttctccTTCTTGTACAATTCTTTCAAAGTTCTATATCTCATTTATATGTTTAACTCATAAACAAATTCCTCGAatttctcttatattttattccatgaattaaaatcaaaagaataaggGGTTAAATTTGATGTTAAATTATTAATCTTCCATTAATATAAACCCACAAAAGGTAATAGTCCTTTGATGATATGAAATTATGAATCACCCCAATCATCATGTCTCAACAATTGATGGAGATAATAGACCTCATCCGAATTTCATGTTATACCTACCAAGAAGAACATTTCATATTaatatacaatataattattaacttCAATCACATCTTTTGACACACATTTAGTAATATTTTGGATCGGATAagcaataaatttaattattaatttttatcaattatgtaatttttaattattaatgaaatctTTTCATTTGCAATGGtgaaattaatttgtaattttgaagTGTAAAATTTAAGTTATAAGCAAGTGATGCTATATATGAGGTCATTTAGGAGTCTCAAATAGGTTGGTGGGTTGTGAATGATCTTAGTTAacttaataaaaagaaaaattcaaaacctttaataattttttttttccattttcatttgAAGTGTTGGTTGACCTTTACACCTCGCGTGTTCATATATTTATTCGGTGgctgaaattttatattataattatctcAAATCTGAAGTGGGATTTTACCCAATTATAACACCCCCAATGGATTACTTTATGCTTACACTTTAAGATTCATTcctatttattaaattaataatcacATATACGAGGATGTAGTTTTTTAATTCCAACaaagatttaaaattagaaagagGTAGCCATGTTTAATTTTTGAAGTTGTAGATTTACATTAGAGGgttgttgttgtatttatttataagataagAAATAATGTGATGTAGTGATGTGGTCCAGCACAGTGATTGTCTGTATTGGAGCAGTTACAAGACACAGAGACAGCAAGATGCCGTTTAAGATAAAGGAAGCAGCTGAGTTCAAAAGGAACATCGCTACTATTCTTTGGTCTTTCTCTTTACCTATTTGGAGCCATTCTCTGACAAATCTCAAATCTGCATGCAAACAAATGctcattatttctttttcaatagtTTTATATTGATTAGGAGCGGAGAATAAgaacaacttcaatatttttttctttcttttaattttctgatATATAATAGAGTTTTGAACTCTAAAGTGAAAAATACTTCCGAAATACAAACATATACTTGAAGTAGAAACCATCATCAAAACTATTTTATGagcaatcaataaaaaattaagtgatAAAATTGATAACCATATAAAAATGAAGACTCATAGATTCATGTATGTTAGACTCATGTTTTAATGGGTGTGAAGGATCACCTTTCACATGTAAGTCAAACtcatataatgataatttatatttgatgttggtgatgtaatatatttttaatagttgCATAAGTGTGATAAATTTGGTGTAGTTGACATCAATTATTACTGttggttttttttaataaacttaaatgtattagtCGTTGTGAGTAATTAGTTGTCGTGAGAAACTAACCGTTGTGAGTGGTTAATGCACTAGCCATTAGAGTCTAGTTAGTTAATGAGTTAGTCATTTATATCTGTTTATAGTTGTTTTGAGTACAATGGTCAGGAAATTAGAGTCTATAAATTGTATTGTGTATTGTataaatgaacaacaacaacaagaggtgAATAAAGTTTTATTCACAAGTGAGGTTTATTGTCTACAATTACGTGATAAAGGACAAGTGGGTGAAATCACAAACAAATTGTGATATTTACGTTACAAcactcttaaaataaataaaaaaggttgtATTTTGCCTATTAGTGTTAACTATCACTTTTGGTCTTATCACTCGATTCAATAATTGGTATCATTGTCAATATTACAAGTTCGATTTTCAGTGCGTAACAATTAGTGAGAGAAAAATTGTTACATGTGATTCCACTTGTCTTATAACAAAGGTCATACTAGTCAAAGTGACATAATCACATAATTTGGATTACTAtactattaaatattaaataggaGTTACAAGTTTATTATCGGTTATAATTTGCGACCAATATTCATAAGACAGAACCTTGATTAAGAaacaatatatgaaaaattatttctaatattaaatctaattaaattcaCTCAATATATTAGTATTTGGAATAaggtttaaatacctttttcgtcctcattttcgtagtgtttgttgcagatggtcctcattttgacacaatgtttaaaatggtcctcattttcgcaattcgtgttttatttggtccttttatgTGACGTCATTTAAATTAGTAACGGAGCACTGTACAAGTGACATTGTTTGTATTACGTTGCATTGGAGTGTGTTACGTGTACCTGTACAGTGctccgttactgatttaaacggcgtcacagaaaatgaccaaataaaacatgaattgcgaaaatgatgaccattttaaacattcggtacaaatgagaattattttaaacattcggtataaatgaggaccattttaaacattctgttaaaatgaggaccatccgcaacaaactcTACGAGAATGAGgacgaaaaatatatttaatccttggAATAATGTTTAATATGTTGATTGTTTATGTCATATGGCTTCGTGTAAGAATATTTATCAATACTCGAGGAATCAATATTGctttataaacatataattgCTATATGAAAACTTTATCTTCATATATAAACAAAcccacaaataacaaaattaagttatttCAATCTCATATTTGCAAATCATTTAGTTAGacttacttatttttattttctgcaaACACTGTTTATAAACATATAAAGTACAAATAACTGTTAAATAAAGAATTTACAATTAACAGAAACTTACAAGAATTTCATGGGATACACTACTATTTTTCTTACctttcaaaaattataacacAACCTTGATACCTTTgccaaacaaaaatattatttactttaaaatctCATTACAAACTTGAACTTTAATGGTATGTTAGAACTAATTTActctaatatttttcttatttaatttggCGTAGAACCGGGATTGTTTTCCTAAGTATTGGTATGTGGATTCTTCCAATGAGTTTCGGttgttttatcttttgttttcaGTTTTGTATTATTCCAACAAGATACAAATAATTGATGAGTACGAGTGTCAACTTTATTAAGACTTTAATGTTTCATGGGAATGCATTAGAGTTCAGCTTTTAAAAACAAGGTGACCCATAAAAGTAAAAACTATCTACTTCACAAGCTAAAATACTAATGTTTTAGTTAAATATcctttatattttaactttaaatgctaatatatgttattattttattaaaatagtagCATTCATCAGTTCGTGACATTTGTCAGTTTTGCTCATGGCTAATATTTGTCAGATTCATTTGTACGAGACATTTATCTATTTTACTGGTAAATACTATAACTATTGAAacatttatcaattttactaaTAACTAGTATTCATTAGGAAGCTTAACTGGTCCACCACCTACTTTCATCATTTGAGTTCTTATCCATGATAAAGCAATAGCTCCAACTCCATTTTTAGCACTCTTCACTTATATATCAGTACTAATGTTGTTCCAAAGTTACATGCAATAACTCATGTTCTATCAGAATGGTTTATATGATGATGAATTTTCCTTTCACTCcatgattttaaaataagaataaatatgattttggtttctaaacttaaacatacaattaaaattcgtgattatcttaaattttaatatattttagtttctagatttcaaaaataatagatatagtctttttaactcaataacattaactttttcaaaacttgttaGGCAACCTTTCAGACTTACGCTTGAACCAAACCGAAACATATCACAcattataaacaactcaaacgtCAATCTGAAACATGATTGACATAATCTGAAACATGATTGACATGTTAAAAACATTTAacacaatcaaattaaaatagcctatattcatttagttttaaagtttaaggaccaacatgtatcaaatttaacaaatttcaattttacattcAACATTTTGCAATAGAAGTTGTTTCATTAGATTAGCTGAAAAATTCCTTGGTCCCATAGTAGCAATGGACCAAAGTGATTCTTTGAACTCACCCCATATACAAGTAAGTAAGCATGTTCATACAGTTTCTGTTAGGTTAATGGTTGACATCCTGCTAAGTTCAACCTGTCGATCTTCTAATCGACTCACAGCTCGAGAAAAGTTGTTGCTTGCAAATGACAAGTTATCTTCTGTCAGACGCCGCTCACGCCGTTGCTTGATTCTTGATATGAGCTGAGAAACCTCACCTATGGAGGGTCGTTTCTTGGGTGATTTGTGCAAACATTTGTGTCCAATCTTAGCAAGTTGCCTCACTTCTTCAAGATTGCATTTTCCCACAAGTTTCTTGTCAAGTATCTCATCTATACCATCATGATCCATTGCAGCCTTGCAAGATAAACAAGAAAATGAGACACAAATTGTGAAGTCTAAGAAGAAAAAGATCTTTTTTCAAAGAAAAGTAACTTACAAGGTTGACATACTCCATCAAGTTTTGATGAGGGTGGATGGCAGTGATGAGCTCAAAAACTATGATGCCAAAACTGTATATGTCACTCTGAGTTGTTAACTTGCTTGTGGAAATGTATGCAGGATCCATGTACCCATATGTACCTTTCAGACCAGAATTCCTGCCATCAAAGATCTCTTCTTTTGAGAGTCCAAAATCAGCAACCTGCAAGTACAATTTTGAACATAACATTTATATCTGGAAAGAATATTATCAATGCCATGAATCTCAAATTTAACTGTTATAACTATAAGAGATCTCTTAGCAGTGAccaatcaattttagtaacaaaaaataattagtgactatagtaactaatttaaatgtcaatttataaactaaaaattattagtaatttaaatagtttataaattgattagtATAgtgaattggtctctaaattggtatctaatcttagtgaccaatttaaagactaattcactaaatagtttataaattgattagtATAgtgaattggtctctaaattggtatttaatcttagtgaccaatttatagaccaatttaaaaactatttaagttaccaataatttttaatttataaattgatatctaaattggtcactataatgactaattatcttttatccCTAAAATTGGTCAGTATACTAATAagagattttcttgtagtgttatcTAATATAATATATGCACACACAAGCTTTAGAATTGCCGTCTAAGCTTCTGAGTTTCTATCATTTAGCCACTATATAAGTTCTTCTCTCTGATTTTGTAGTCATGCACATATTTCTTTTGACAAACATAACCAAGGAAGGAGATCACTGTTTGATTCAATATCTTATGCAAAATTAGGAAAATGAATGGGAATTTGACTATTAAAAAGAGCATATATACAAGCAGTGTTACCTTAGCTCTCATTGAGTGATCTAGCAATATGTTGGCAGACTTTAAATCGCGATGTATGACAGGTGGAATTGCCTGTTCCATGCATATTCATATTCATCAACACATTTTCATATACATTAGGAAAAAAAACATCAATGAAAATACATACTCCTTCATGAAGGTATTCTATTCCATGTGAAATATCAAGAACAATTTGCAGCCTTTCATCCCAACTCAATCCCTTTTCTTCACCTACAAACATTTGCAGACTATTCTCAATTGAGACAACTTAGTTTGTCATGTGACAACTAAAAACATGCAAAAGAAGtaagacacacacacacacacacacacatatatatatatatatatgcatactCGATAAACAgcattcatttaaaaagaacaaaaaagatGAACAACAAAGACCTTTCTCTTACCATATAAAAGATTTGCTAAACTTCCATTACTCATATACTGATAAACCAGTATGCGTTGCCCTTTATCTACACAATATCCAACCAAATTCACAAGATTCCGGTGATGCAGTCTTCCTAGCAGAAATACCTGAAGCaataagttaaatataaagAGTTCAACAAACCTAACTGATGGATGATGTTATAATATATCAGCTTATCCTTAATTGATCAAATTAGAACCAATATCATCAATTACATATATGATATAACCTTGCAGAAGTGATCTTCCCTATCCATTTTAAATTGTGATATATTCAGTCTTGAAAGTTAAACAACCACCGCAGGCTTTTATTTCCAATGATGATAACCACActacaaaaaccaaaataataattctaaatttttagGTCGTTCATGTGGTAATGTTCGAAAACAATTTGATGAAACGGTATACTATTGTATGGGTTTGAATTGTGAGCTGAGTTTTCTAGTGCTTAAGAaagatttataaaacaattttcaaattttagagtAAAAGTGGGAGAAGATAAACCAATGCCAGGAAGAATGCAGCAGAAAACTTAAAGTAGAAAACCAAAACAACTTCAAAGAGACGTTCAGATCTTCTTTCAATTATGAAAGATGTGTTAGTTTGAAAacagttttcaaaaattaatcttATCAAACAAGTTTTActgtttcttctttttgttttttaggtACAGAAAAATGTTTTTGAGGATGAGAATCACTACATTTTCTGCATATATACTGATTTTCTGAATTAAATAATGAACAACAAAATCACTTCAATTCAAGTCACTACCAGCTAGATTATTAATCACTTCAATTCAAGTCgaataaataagtataaaatcatCGACGAACTTTGCAACGGTTTAATACCTTGAAACTTTAATGTGTTTATGAGCCTCTGAGAAAGAAAAGCAAATGGCTCAGGAGGAGGAAACGTATAAGATAATTATGGAACCTTTTTCTAGTACTATACAAatcataaaattcaaaat is a window of Vigna unguiculata cultivar IT97K-499-35 chromosome 4, ASM411807v1, whole genome shotgun sequence DNA encoding:
- the LOC114182767 gene encoding calcium/calmodulin-regulated receptor-like kinase 2 isoform X1 yields the protein MHLSPSPTPHPSFLSPLTTNSNPTPTPLPVALSLFHSRHKQKTVSFINLVFVSSTHTIDSGLQSQLQPHIPKRGLILEPWFAVRTPQIKIMCFFHHGVVILLIRWCKKRSAHLRLSASESSVTTLPIRTNGLGTSTDFSASLDSSIATSRSESIKKSSHFSWWSHQNKDRFASASGILKYSYKEIQKSTQNFTTTLGQGSFGTVYKATMPTGEVVAVKVLAPNSKQGEKEFHTEVFLLGRLHHRNLVNLVGYCVDKGQRILVYQYMSNGSLANLLYGEEKGLSWDERLQIVLDISHGIEYLHEGAIPPVIHRDLKSANILLDHSMRAKVADFGLSKEEIFDGRNSGLKGTYGYMDPAYISTSKLTTQSDIYSFGIIVFELITAIHPHQNLMEYVNLAAMDHDGIDEILDKKLVGKCNLEEVRQLAKIGHKCLHKSPKKRPSIGEVSQLISRIKQRRERRLTEDNLSFASNNFSRAVSRLEDRQVELSRMSTINLTETV
- the LOC114182767 gene encoding calcium/calmodulin-regulated receptor-like kinase 2 isoform X2, which encodes MVRQTDLVIIGVSAGLALGILISCLIFFGIRWCKKRSAHLRLSASESSVTTLPIRTNGLGTSTDFSASLDSSIATSRSESIKKSSHFSWWSHQNKDRFASASGILKYSYKEIQKSTQNFTTTLGQGSFGTVYKATMPTGEVVAVKVLAPNSKQGEKEFHTEVFLLGRLHHRNLVNLVGYCVDKGQRILVYQYMSNGSLANLLYGEEKGLSWDERLQIVLDISHGIEYLHEGAIPPVIHRDLKSANILLDHSMRAKVADFGLSKEEIFDGRNSGLKGTYGYMDPAYISTSKLTTQSDIYSFGIIVFELITAIHPHQNLMEYVNLAAMDHDGIDEILDKKLVGKCNLEEVRQLAKIGHKCLHKSPKKRPSIGEVSQLISRIKQRRERRLTEDNLSFASNNFSRAVSRLEDRQVELSRMSTINLTETV